ATTAGTAAGAATACACTAGGTAATGCATTTTGAAATTACTTCTTTTTGTGGGTTTGATAACGATACGTTTTCTCTATAGCAATAAATCGTGGGAATCTAGGAACCTCTTCGCAAGGTCTAATTGCCTGATTCAATTAACATCTCCGTTattataatgattttgatgTTGATTAGGTATTAAAGCTTTTTACCGAAAGGGAACACATACTTGCGAATGTTGAGACAAATATTTTGTGATATCGATCACTACTGAAAATAGAACTACACCTTCATGTGTCCTCAAAGCGTCTTGAGCCAAACAGGCAAAATCTGGTAAGGTTATCTATTTCGATTCGCATGCATGCCTGAAGATTTGATACAGAGTGTTTCAACAGTAGTCATGCAAAATCAGAACAGTTAAGAATTGTAAAGTAGAGATGATTACACCCTTCGCTCTTCCAAGGAATTTCGAAATGAGCATCCGCCAAGTATTTTAACTCTTGGTCTTTGGACAATGACCGAATAGTATCAGAAAATCTAGGAATAGCGAACTTTACTGAGAGAAAGACCCAGTCAAAAAGTGCACTGCAATGGCGCGAAAAGACTCCAATAATAAACTTAATGGAGAGTGATTATATTAAGAAATTATGTCTTTTTCTTGCAAATCCAACGGCTGAGCAGTTTCCAGCGATTGCACTATGCAGCATTCTTAAAATTGGTGGAATGTCTCCGACAACAGTCTTTTGCACTGCCGTTCTCTCTGAATTCAACGTATCCATAAAAAACTCTTGCCTCTTTACTCCAACCGTTCCATATCGGTTATAACCTGCAAGCAAGGATAAACAGAGAAGAGACTTTCTGGAGCTGACTTGGCGACCACGCCTCTAGATAATCGGCAGTGAAAGAGAGAGAGTGGAGATGGGGGACATTTCAATCGAGTTCTCAGGGGACACGTTGCACAGTTTTCTCAGTCATAATTTTTACAGTTTGTGTTTTGTTCTCgaattatatgtagtatatcgGTTTAAGTAGATTAAAGTGGAACTGGAACCTAGCGAAGAAgtagtagataatttcgtctatattcgcaccaatattaacaccaacaacaatgccaatctcgaaatccaacacagaataactcttgccaacaggtgctacttcggacttagtaggcaattgagaagtatagtcctctctcggcgaacaaagaccaatctctataagtcgctcaatATTCCCGTCCTacaatatggtgcagaggcatggacgataacaacatctgatgagtcgacgttacgagttttcgagagaaagcttctgcggaagatttatagtcctctGCGCGTTGGCCAAGGCGAATATCGCATaagatggaacaatgagctgtatgcgatatacgacgacattgacatagttcaacgaattaaaagacagcggatacgctggctaggtctaGCCATGCGAAATGAATCCAGCTTTGaaattattcgacgcagtatccgccgggggaagcagaggaagaccgccactccgttggaaagaccatgCGGAGGACCTaactgcacttggtatctcgaattggcgccaaattgctaaaagaagaaacgattggcgcgctgttgttaactcgcctataatcgcgtaagcggcgtctacaccattaaagaagaagaaacctaTCGAAAAATTATGCTAGCAAAAATTTAGCTTGCATCAAAGTATCTCGTTTTATTAATAACATCAGAATactatatacacacaaacatcggcatttttattatttttacagttattgCAAGCGActctttcatatatatatatcaatattATTGTCCGCAGACTTTTTAGGTTAAGGTAGGTACGAACAATAGAATTCATGTTTCAAAATGGACACacatattttaacgaaattatgtaatatattttataagtaatAGGCTTTCAGATTTTTTATAGTGCAAGCAAAATGTGTATTAGCtcgttttttataatttgataagcttatttatatttattgtaactATTTTTGCTTAACAGTATTACTTAGCATAAATGATTTgtttaatattagaaaaaatatttgtgtaaattgtACAtagcatatataaaataaatacaaatagtcTTTTTAAGTATTCTAGGTGAAATAataggtttttgtttttttttaatcttatataatcCAGTATATTAGTGACGAAATGCAGAGTAGACAGTTTAATACTTGGAAATGTTCATTGACTAGTACATAATATAGTGTGAAAAATAATGTGTTCGTTTCAATAGTAGTGTAAGgggtcatacatacatatatacatgtcaATGAATTATAGTTGATAAACAATATAATGTATGATACAATATGACTGCTACCAAAATAGCACACGACTGCTCAACGAAACGGACACgcctgtaaataaatatgtttagtatgtatatttaagatttttcaaaatgttatgcatatgtatggaTTATACCTTTGAAAAATGTATGTTTAGAGTAGAGATTGTTCAagcataattttttcgaaacctGGCGGCGCACCATACTGAAAGTTGTCCAAAATAATATCCACAATGGCACCATTGCCCactagaaattcaaaaaatatatatacttatttgcaaatatgtgaaTACTGTTATCAAAGCATACCGAATATTACTGGGTACACGGCGCCCTTTACATTACGAAACGGCACTTCCAAATTTTTACCgttaaaatagaaatttaattcTATATGATCGAATGCTACACCCACAATATCACCCTCATCGGGAAAATTATGAAGCGGTTGTGCGAGAAGGTTATCCTCACAGTTACTACTAATATTCAGAGCATCGCCAAGCAAATTATCTTCAGGTACATCTTCAATGCCAATAAGGGCAGCCGCCGATGCAGAATCCTTAGCAATACTATTGCCATTGCTAATTGGTTCTTGTGTTGTCACAACTACTGGACGGAAAGTTTCATCGTTGTGGCGTGTTGCGTTGTCGGAGCAAAGACACCACGATTCCTTGTCACAGCCACCCAACTTTTTCGTCAAATCTGCTTGACGCGTTGCCAAACCGACCGACCAACTGCCACCttgttgtattttaatttcgaaatatgaTTTAGATTGTACAAGTGGTGCAGTGGCCAAGGCGCCACCAGAGCCAGTAATTCGCAACTGTCTTGATAGTAGTATAACATCAGGTCCTgcagtttgtatatatatgaacatagacaacatttaagttttatttacgATTAATAACACTAAtttatacacaaatatgtatatatatacatatatacatatgtttgcatatgcCAGTTATTGTTAAATGTTTACCCGCAAACGAAGAATCGAGAAATATGTCGGGCTCACGCATTCTACTAGCTGCTGAGGAAGTTGTTTTCCTCATATTGTCGTTAAAACATGTACGcaaacaacaaaacattttaactttttagtaATATAGTTTGATAAGCTTTCTactcaaaatttagaaaaacggCACTTTTTTCCTTCgctgtaataaataaatcaactAAAAGTCGTAAACGTCAAAATCAGCTGCTCCGTGTTGCTTAATGTTGAAATGTTGTAGGAACATGTTGCTAAGCAAATTGTTGCAAGtgtcaaacaaatttaatagcCGAACATTTGAAGCAGTTCTATGAATTCAAAGcaagctaaaatatttttgagataaATTTATAcgctatatatgaatatatatataaataaagaaagcatTTGACTGACTCTTCTCAGCAAAACGCGCAGCTATTACAAAATTAGCAGGTCTATATAGCAAAGTTAAGAACCAATAACAGCAGTGGCTAAAATATGATATTAAGGTTGCAATATATACTAAATTGTGAGTGCAAATGcacaaagaattttttattattttattaactttttaaattcaaaacacTTGGAAGAAGGGTTTTGtgagaaattttagaaaatacttCTTTTTTCTTGTAGGTATACGTGTTGAAACGTAACGGGACAGTCGAAAACGCTTGTAAATTTGAATTGAATTCTCTCTGCAACTACGTGAAGTGTGTTCAGTGGTAATAGGAAAATATCTGTTCAATGAAGAGGTAGGTGTCTAGCACAATTTTGAATTATCTTGTAGGGTCATATACCGCTTTTATATATGACTTTTATTAAGGGGTTACgggaatttaaaaatgtaaagagtatacatatgtatatattttttataccctgaacagggtatattaagtttgccacgaagtttgtaacacccagaaggaagcgtcggagacccaataaagtatatatgtatataaatgatcagtatgttgagctgagtcgatttagccatgtccgtctgtctgtccgtccgtccgtctgtctgtatatatacgaactagtccctcagtttttaagatatcgttttgaaattttgcaaacgtcattttctcttcaagaagctgctcatttgtcggaactgccgatatcgcaccactataacatatagctgccatacaaactgaacgatcggaatcaagttcttgtatggaaaacttttgcatttgacaatgtatcttcacaaaagttggcacaggttattttctaaagcaacaatgtaatctcagtagaaattgttcagatcggattactatagcatatagcttccgtataaaccgaatgatcggaatcaaatactTGCACGGGAAATTTCCTCATTGACgtgatatcttaacgaaattttatatggattactgcttaaggtaataatataatctccgaagaaattgctcagatcggattactaaagCATATTccgtataaactgaacacatatttactaaagttttttcctgttttttctTCTGTTTCTGTTTTTCTATGATATGTCTAGAGCATTTTCTTAAAGTTACATAGCAATCACAATAAATGAATTTCCATtccatttttatgaaaaatgcacaaaatattTACAGTCATGAGAAATTGCCACACACCCATTcgatgaaaataaaacaacgtttattttttattttttacaattacacaaaacaatttaaaattttattttcatatttttttatttgtttactctTTTTTCACTTACTTGTCATGcatctatatatttatgtacgtaaTTCGTTCTATGTTCTATGTTTCCAACTCTTGTCCAATTGCTTGGATCAACGGCGTATGATAATTGGTTTTAaggaaagaacaaaaaaaaaaatagaattttctataaattctttaaattaaatactgGTTAAAGATATCATAGCAAAATTCATagaaaatatgcaattttttgcaaatCGAAAAATATCGCATAAAACATCATTTCCGCATAgtgaaattgttatttttaaaacaagctttttcttcaatattttaacataatttttatacactAAATTTAGAAGTTCAATTTAATAGCgtgtattatatttttctgtgtGCTCTTTTGCTAGCTTCACGCACTTTACCGTTGTACATTTCTAATAGCATACGCGCTCTTTACGCTCCGCCCTCACTCTGTACGTTCAATGAagtaaacaattattttcttatggttgtaatattttttttttatatttttttctcatttttgaaTGCAACAATACGTTTAAACTcacaatattacaatatttccgctaaatatttgtttacttttatattatttaaaatatcattattttgcaaatttgcaTTACTTGCAGCtgtcattattatattaatgtttataataatttttttttgctttcactttGTATTTTCCATTAGTTTTGcttcaatatttcaatattttgtttgtattgtatgtatgtataaagaacAAGGCTTGTATTTTACTTcaataatttgtatgtatgttttatgttTCTATGATTtgaatgcaaatatatatttaagcacATAAGTAATTTTCAATATGAATGTAGTTACTTTCTTCGAAAATTGAATCGCAAGCGcaagaaataatttatgttcagacgtatgtatgtgtgtatgtataagtcttttacaaaatatttagaaaaaaaaaacattttttgtattttgctgCAAGTTTGAGcacattttgcattatttgctgATTGGAATCGAGTTggaaatttagaaaatgttGCTTTCACCTTAATTTTACTTGCAGGCGGGCAACCGCGCAAAAGctcttatgaaaaaaatgtatctatGAAAGCTTTAGAATTGATTGTAAACTTGTTGCTTAATGAATgaacttattattattagataTCTTGTTGTATAGCTTTATTTCttactttaataaattatttttaataatgcgtaaatttgtaaaaatttttcaaatgttgctATGATAATGTactgagtttttttttgcttttttgttgcttcaaatacatatgcatcagcacgtatacatatgtacatatgtatgtatgtgtcaatacatattttttactttcatagaaacaaaaacaaatctcaAAAAACATAAGAAAAGGCTTGTATAATAAACAACTGTAATTGATATATAAAGTAATTGATACTATACATGCTGCAACTGTCTGTATGtagcatacatacaagtatgtcaatgtcataATAATGTTGAGTAGACATTTGCAACATTGcgcaatatatatttaattaaatatcaatATCGTATATGTAGAATGTATAGATGctaatattattaaaactttttgccATTTCCATTTACTTgtgtaagtatttatgtatgtatgtatgtatacaagtgtAAGTATATTATAGTAATTATACTCTCATATTTTGTTATCGGGCACGAATTTGATATGTTTTCAAGTATTTCCATGTATTCACTTATGTTTTGCGGCCTAGTCAATGCtgcattttcataatttttttcactaaattatTTTGACGAAGTTTCTCGCACCCAGTACTGCCTAAAAGCTAAagattcagtttttttttcatatatataattaataagtattattcactttaattttgtatattgtaatataatatattagtcatatttaataatttgctttgcataataaacttttttatgcaCTCTTTTTACTATaagtttttgtcaaatttgtcTACTTAAATTTAACACTAAAATACATTTACACGTTGCAATGTGtaatagttttttattgtttgttgttattttttattatatatattattttattacctataattgatttttattagtttaaatatttttttattatttgttatatttaatatttaatatttttttatttttattatttataattgatttttattaattaaaatatttttttcattagttgttatatgtaatatttgtgttaaaaaatttattaataatatttttttaacaataaaatgaaattaattgtttttatatatattatttcttaattatttattttaatttaatttttttttttaaatttattatacgaaaaatgtgttaatatatttttttttactgtttaaaatttattattattactatttttttattataactattgttattattattattattgttattattaacaataagattaaattaattgtttttatttaatttatgatttaattatttttattttttatttttttgtttgttat
The sequence above is drawn from the Bactrocera tryoni isolate S06 chromosome 1, CSIRO_BtryS06_freeze2, whole genome shotgun sequence genome and encodes:
- the LOC120766598 gene encoding SPRY domain-containing protein 7; its protein translation is MFCCLRTCFNDNMRKTTSSAASRMREPDIFLDSSFAGPDVILLSRQLRITGSGGALATAPLVQSKSYFEIKIQQGGSWSVGLATRQADLTKKLGGCDKESWCLCSDNATRHNDETFRPVVVTTQEPISNGNSIAKDSASAAALIGIEDVPEDNLLGDALNISSNCEDNLLAQPLHNFPDEGDIVGVAFDHIELNFYFNGKNLEVPFRNVKGAVYPVIFVGNGAIVDIILDNFQYGAPPGFEKIMLEQSLL